From the genome of Bradyrhizobium elkanii USDA 76, one region includes:
- the pcaF gene encoding 3-oxoadipyl-CoA thiolase, producing MRDVFICDAVRTPIGRFGGSLAKVRADDLAAAPIKALMAKHPTLNWNEVDEVYFGCANQAGEDNRNVARMALLLAGMPESVPGQTLNRLCASGLDAVGAAGRAIRAGEIDFAIAGGVESMTRAPFVMGKAAEAFSRSSEIYDTTIGWRFINPLMKAQYGVDAMPETGENVAEEFQVSRADQDAMAIRSQQRAGAAIASGYFAEEIVPIQVPGGKAGPITVDKDEHPRPETTLEGLAKLKPIVRNPGTVTAGNASGVNDGAAAMILASEAAVKKHGLTPRAKLLGLASAAVPPRIMGIGPVPATRKLVERLGIKVSDFDLIELNEAFASQGIACLRQLGVKEDADFVNPHGGAIALGHPLGMSGARLVLTAVHGMEKRGGKLALATMCVGVGQGVAVAIEKLN from the coding sequence ATGCGTGATGTGTTCATTTGCGATGCCGTCCGGACTCCGATCGGCCGTTTCGGCGGTTCGCTCGCCAAGGTGCGTGCCGACGATCTCGCGGCGGCCCCGATCAAGGCGCTGATGGCCAAGCACCCGACGCTCAATTGGAACGAGGTCGACGAGGTCTATTTCGGCTGCGCCAACCAGGCCGGCGAAGACAACCGCAACGTCGCGCGCATGGCGCTGTTGCTCGCCGGCATGCCGGAGTCGGTTCCCGGCCAGACCCTGAACCGGCTCTGCGCCTCGGGGCTCGATGCGGTCGGCGCCGCGGGCCGCGCCATCCGCGCCGGCGAGATCGATTTCGCGATCGCGGGCGGCGTCGAATCGATGACGCGCGCACCGTTCGTGATGGGCAAGGCCGCGGAAGCCTTCTCGCGCTCGTCCGAGATCTACGACACCACGATCGGCTGGCGCTTCATCAATCCGCTGATGAAGGCGCAGTACGGCGTCGATGCAATGCCGGAGACCGGCGAGAACGTCGCCGAGGAATTCCAGGTGTCGCGCGCCGATCAGGATGCGATGGCGATCCGCTCGCAGCAGCGCGCGGGCGCGGCGATCGCGTCGGGCTATTTCGCCGAGGAGATCGTGCCGATCCAGGTGCCCGGCGGCAAGGCCGGCCCCATCACCGTCGACAAGGACGAGCATCCGCGTCCCGAGACCACGCTCGAAGGATTGGCAAAACTGAAGCCAATCGTGCGCAATCCGGGCACGGTGACCGCGGGCAACGCATCCGGTGTCAATGACGGCGCCGCCGCGATGATCCTCGCTTCCGAAGCCGCGGTGAAAAAGCACGGCCTGACCCCGCGTGCAAAGCTCCTCGGCCTGGCGTCGGCCGCGGTGCCGCCGCGCATCATGGGCATCGGCCCGGTGCCGGCGACCAGGAAGCTGGTCGAGCGTCTCGGCATCAAGGTGTCGGACTTCGATCTGATCGAGCTCAACGAGGCCTTCGCCTCGCAGGGCATCGCCTGCCTGCGCCAGCTCGGCGTCAAGGAAGACGCCGATTTCGTCAATCCGCATGGCGGCGCTATCGCGCTCGGCCACCCGCTCGGCATGAGCGGCGCGCGGCTGGTCTTGACCGCCGTCCACGGCATGGAGAAGCGGGGCGGGAAGCTTGCCTTGGCAACTATGTGCGTCGGGGTCGGCCAAGGCGTCGCGGTTGCGATCGAAAAGCTGAACTAG